A genomic stretch from Edaphobacter aggregans includes:
- a CDS encoding ZIP family metal transporter, translated as MSLTLGLVAGLADVLGGVLLVRRSPSARALRYFVALGSGFMMAAALLEMVPEGLALSPKWAPMLILVGYSGVHLLEHTLVPHFHFGEETHHHEFVSARTSYSVLMGLATHTFFDGVAIGSGFVVSHWLGWIIFVAVFLHKIPEGFTVASVMLAGGQGRRAALNSALFLGATTLLGVLVINLQPTWVRVGLPVSAGVTIYVAATDLVPEVNREPGIRMALVFFAGVVVFFLLRLLAPI; from the coding sequence TTGAGCCTTACGCTGGGACTGGTGGCTGGTCTCGCTGATGTGTTGGGTGGAGTGCTGCTGGTGCGGCGATCGCCTTCGGCTCGGGCACTGCGATACTTTGTGGCGCTGGGTTCAGGCTTTATGATGGCGGCGGCGCTGCTGGAGATGGTGCCCGAGGGTTTAGCGCTGAGTCCGAAGTGGGCTCCGATGTTGATCTTGGTGGGGTACTCCGGGGTGCACCTGCTGGAGCATACTCTGGTGCCGCACTTTCATTTTGGGGAAGAAACGCATCATCATGAGTTTGTTTCAGCGCGGACGAGCTACTCGGTGTTGATGGGACTGGCGACGCATACTTTTTTCGATGGAGTGGCCATCGGGTCGGGTTTTGTTGTGTCGCATTGGCTGGGGTGGATCATCTTTGTTGCGGTGTTTCTGCACAAGATTCCGGAGGGGTTCACGGTTGCGAGTGTGATGCTGGCGGGTGGGCAGGGGCGGAGGGCAGCGCTGAACTCGGCGCTGTTTTTGGGAGCGACGACTCTGCTTGGTGTCCTGGTGATTAATCTGCAGCCGACGTGGGTGCGGGTGGGACTACCTGTGTCGGCAGGCGTAACGATCTATGTCGCGGCGACGGACCTGGTTCCAGAGGTGAATCGGGAGCCGGGGATCAGGATGGCCTTGGTTTTCTTTGCTGGGGTGGTGGTGTTCTTTTTGCTAAGGCTGCTGGCACCTATCTAG
- a CDS encoding heme lyase CcmF/NrfE family subunit, whose amino-acid sequence MQLHPMPEFGSFTLLLALALSVYTLVAGGLALWRGKTVDGAGRLGETARRAGIGSFVALSCAAFALVWASFTNDYSVSYILHHTNKDLHTAYKFSALWSGQEGSLLLWAWLLSAYGFVLRIRHRVDVRLSAYASTILAGVQVFFLLLLNFAAPPFAIQPGPKALDGFGLNPLLQYPEMVIHPPMLYLGYVGFAVPFAFALGALMMRYPGEKWIHITRRWTMVTWLFLTCGIFLGAHWAYSVLGWGGYWGWDPVENASLMPWLTGTAFLHSVMMQEKRGMMKSWNVWLIFSTFLLTILGTLLTRSGIVSSVHAFAQSSIGSWFYGFILIMFAVCLFTFFKQKDHLKSENKLESLVSRESSFLFNNLVLLAACFTVLWGTLFPVLSEYVQGSKVTVGAPFYNRVNLPIGLFLLFLTGVGPLLAWRSTSLRSIRRNFVLPGIAMGVALVGLITSGIHPWSAGDDMQAEIFSLITFSLAAGVITAIASEFLRGAAVVRTQTGKNLFASMILLVRKNTRRYGGYIVHFGIVVMFIGIAGGAFNQSREQEMGFGDEMRIGPYRLVCQSFTQDSNPNFDTEYALLDVYKGNKKITQLAPEKRFYTASQQNSTIVANHSTLQRDLYVIYEGKNPDTDKPIIKVFLNPLMNWIWIGVLIVVIGTFVALVPNLTRSTVRARVEDEAPVVEEVHHA is encoded by the coding sequence ATGCAATTGCACCCTATGCCGGAGTTCGGTAGTTTTACGCTGCTTCTGGCTCTGGCTTTGAGTGTCTACACCCTGGTGGCGGGGGGGCTTGCGCTTTGGCGTGGCAAGACTGTGGATGGGGCGGGACGTCTGGGAGAAACGGCTCGGCGTGCTGGTATCGGCAGCTTTGTTGCCCTGAGCTGCGCGGCGTTCGCACTGGTGTGGGCCTCGTTCACGAATGATTATTCCGTCTCTTACATCCTGCACCACACGAATAAAGACCTGCATACGGCGTACAAGTTTTCGGCGCTTTGGTCAGGCCAAGAGGGGTCGCTGCTGCTTTGGGCGTGGCTGCTGAGTGCGTATGGGTTTGTATTGCGGATACGGCATAGGGTGGATGTGCGGCTATCGGCGTATGCCTCGACGATCCTGGCTGGGGTTCAGGTTTTCTTTTTGCTATTGCTGAATTTTGCGGCTCCGCCGTTTGCGATTCAGCCGGGGCCTAAGGCTCTGGATGGCTTCGGGTTAAATCCTCTGCTGCAGTATCCGGAGATGGTGATCCATCCGCCGATGCTTTACCTGGGGTATGTGGGGTTCGCGGTGCCGTTTGCGTTTGCTCTGGGCGCGCTGATGATGCGGTATCCGGGGGAGAAGTGGATCCACATTACGCGTCGGTGGACGATGGTGACGTGGCTGTTTTTGACGTGCGGAATTTTTCTAGGCGCGCACTGGGCTTATAGCGTGCTCGGATGGGGCGGGTACTGGGGGTGGGATCCGGTTGAGAATGCGAGCCTGATGCCCTGGCTGACGGGGACGGCTTTCTTGCACTCGGTGATGATGCAGGAGAAGCGCGGGATGATGAAGAGCTGGAATGTGTGGCTCATCTTCTCAACGTTTTTGCTGACGATTCTTGGGACGCTGCTGACACGGTCGGGGATTGTGAGCTCGGTGCATGCGTTTGCTCAGTCTTCGATTGGAAGCTGGTTCTATGGGTTCATCCTGATTATGTTTGCGGTGTGCCTGTTTACTTTCTTCAAGCAGAAGGATCATTTGAAGTCGGAGAATAAGCTCGAGTCGCTGGTAAGCCGCGAGTCCAGTTTTCTGTTCAATAATCTCGTCCTGCTGGCGGCTTGCTTTACAGTTTTGTGGGGCACGCTCTTCCCTGTTTTGAGCGAGTATGTGCAGGGATCGAAGGTTACGGTGGGAGCTCCGTTCTATAACCGGGTGAACCTTCCGATTGGCTTGTTTCTGCTGTTTCTGACGGGCGTTGGGCCGCTGCTGGCTTGGCGGTCTACTTCGCTGCGGTCGATCCGGCGGAACTTCGTGTTACCGGGGATTGCGATGGGCGTGGCGCTGGTGGGGCTGATTACGTCAGGTATCCATCCGTGGAGCGCTGGCGACGATATGCAGGCGGAAATCTTTTCGCTGATTACCTTTTCGCTGGCAGCGGGTGTGATTACGGCGATTGCCTCGGAGTTTTTGCGTGGGGCTGCGGTGGTACGGACGCAGACGGGGAAGAATCTGTTTGCTTCGATGATTTTGCTGGTGCGTAAGAATACTCGGCGGTATGGCGGGTACATTGTGCACTTCGGCATTGTGGTGATGTTTATCGGGATTGCAGGTGGCGCATTCAATCAATCGCGCGAGCAGGAGATGGGCTTCGGCGATGAGATGAGGATAGGGCCGTACCGGCTGGTTTGTCAGAGCTTCACGCAGGACTCGAATCCTAACTTCGATACGGAGTATGCGCTGCTCGATGTCTATAAGGGCAATAAGAAGATTACGCAGCTTGCTCCGGAGAAGCGGTTCTATACGGCGAGTCAGCAGAATTCGACCATCGTGGCGAACCACTCGACGTTGCAGCGCGATCTTTATGTGATTTATGAGGGAAAGAATCCGGATACAGACAAGCCGATTATCAAGGTGTTTTTGAATCCGCTGATGAACTGGATCTGGATTGGCGTGTTGATTGTCGTGATTGGGACGTTTGTGGCCCTGGTGCCTAATCTGACGCGAAGTACGGTTCGGGCGCGTGTAGAAGATGAAGCGCCCGTGGTGGAAGAGGTTCATCATGCTTAA
- a CDS encoding zinc metalloprotease HtpX, whose protein sequence is MNTFKSTLLLVVMTLFLLFIGDMFGGRNGMVLAFVLSVVFNFGTYFFSDKLALKMYNAQPVTREQLPKAYEVVERLTAKQGLPMPKMYVIPMDSPNAFATGRNPTHASVAVTRGILELLDDEELEGVLAHELGHVRNRDILTSSIAATLAGAITMVARMGMWASMFGGGGGGRDRRGGGGLTALLMLIVAPIAATLIQLAISRSREYEADATGARETGNPYALARALQKLDAYSKRIPMQASPSTAHLFIVAPFLGSGGFANMFSTHPPMKERIRRLIGRDLV, encoded by the coding sequence ATGAATACGTTCAAATCGACGCTGCTGCTGGTAGTGATGACGCTGTTCCTGCTCTTCATTGGAGACATGTTCGGCGGACGCAATGGGATGGTGCTGGCGTTTGTGCTGTCCGTGGTGTTCAACTTCGGGACTTACTTCTTCTCCGACAAGCTGGCGTTGAAGATGTACAACGCGCAGCCGGTGACTCGGGAGCAGTTGCCGAAGGCGTATGAGGTGGTGGAGCGGCTGACGGCAAAGCAGGGGTTGCCGATGCCGAAGATGTATGTAATTCCGATGGATTCTCCTAATGCATTTGCCACGGGGCGAAATCCGACGCATGCTTCCGTGGCGGTGACGCGCGGAATTTTAGAGCTGCTCGACGATGAAGAGTTGGAGGGTGTGCTGGCGCATGAGTTGGGGCACGTGCGGAATCGGGATATTCTGACAAGCTCGATTGCGGCGACGCTGGCGGGAGCGATCACAATGGTTGCCCGGATGGGCATGTGGGCTTCGATGTTTGGCGGAGGTGGAGGCGGACGTGACCGGCGCGGTGGCGGTGGGCTGACTGCGCTGCTGATGCTGATTGTGGCTCCGATTGCGGCCACGCTGATTCAGCTGGCGATCTCGCGGTCACGGGAGTATGAGGCAGATGCAACAGGGGCGAGGGAGACGGGAAATCCCTATGCTCTGGCGCGGGCGCTGCAGAAGCTGGACGCTTATTCGAAGCGGATTCCGATGCAGGCTTCGCCTTCGACGGCACACTTATTTATCGTGGCTCCGTTTCTGGGAAGTGGAGGATTTGCGAATATGTTTTCGACGCATCCTCCGATGAAAGAGAGAATTCGACGGCTGATTGGAAGGGACCTGGTCTAG
- a CDS encoding cytochrome c-type biogenesis protein CcmH, protein MLKRWMQAGMVALLGVVMLGAGDSSSRFNRVGHEMICVCSCNQILLECNHVGCPDSDRMIGELREQMAGGGSDTAIMNWFAAKYGPTVLAAPIRGGFDNVAWIAPLAVFLLATVGTGFLIRVWKLRSGARVPVGIPIAHDASGNELRERIRRETEY, encoded by the coding sequence ATGCTTAAGCGATGGATGCAGGCGGGGATGGTTGCGCTTCTTGGTGTGGTGATGCTGGGAGCGGGTGATTCTTCGTCACGGTTCAATCGGGTGGGGCATGAGATGATCTGCGTCTGCTCTTGCAACCAGATACTGCTTGAGTGCAACCACGTTGGCTGCCCAGATTCTGACCGGATGATCGGCGAATTGCGGGAGCAGATGGCGGGTGGAGGGTCGGACACTGCCATCATGAACTGGTTTGCGGCGAAGTATGGACCTACGGTGCTGGCAGCTCCCATTCGCGGAGGGTTTGATAACGTTGCGTGGATTGCTCCGCTGGCGGTGTTTTTGCTAGCTACGGTTGGGACGGGATTTTTGATTCGAGTGTGGAAGCTGCGGTCTGGGGCTCGTGTGCCGGTCGGGATTCCAATAGCACATGATGCGAGCGGCAATGAACTGCGGGAGCGGATTCGGCGGGAGACGGAATACTAA
- a CDS encoding carboxypeptidase-like regulatory domain-containing protein, whose amino-acid sequence MTSLLFSLRRAVVVAVVAVAFSGFALADSITGTVTNKTTNKPAVGDDVVLIRLAQGMQEASRTKTDAKGRFTLQVPDGDSGMHLVRVTHDKANYFRPAPPGTQSVEVEVFTAAPKVEGISAEANVMRLQTDESGKSLHVVENFFVKNESNPPKTQFSDRPFEFFLPEGAVVEGSAALGPGGMPVQASPVPLGDPNHFAFIFPIRPGETRFQITYHLPFSGSFKFSPRMLMPTDTVAVMMPKSMKFEGGPATPFTPVTEETTAQTFVARNVVPSEALNFTVSGTGQLPRDSEAAATAGSGGQQQADASAPAGGSAATDTRPGGGLGNPIDPEGTNDPWAKYKWWILGGLGLLLAGGAGILMKGNTVQPVAAGPVPAGPNALLAAMKEELFVLETDKLQGRLSETEYEAQKSALETVLRRALVRGETER is encoded by the coding sequence GTGACTTCTCTTCTCTTTTCTCTTCGACGCGCTGTTGTGGTTGCCGTGGTGGCTGTGGCTTTTTCCGGGTTTGCTCTGGCTGATTCGATCACTGGAACTGTAACGAATAAGACGACTAATAAGCCTGCTGTGGGTGATGATGTTGTGCTGATTCGCCTGGCACAGGGCATGCAGGAGGCGAGCCGCACGAAGACCGATGCGAAGGGGCGCTTTACGCTGCAGGTTCCGGACGGCGATAGCGGAATGCACCTTGTGCGGGTGACGCATGATAAGGCGAATTACTTCCGGCCGGCGCCTCCGGGAACACAGTCGGTTGAGGTGGAGGTGTTCACCGCGGCTCCGAAGGTGGAGGGGATCAGCGCAGAAGCGAATGTGATGCGCCTGCAGACCGATGAGAGCGGCAAGTCGCTGCATGTGGTTGAGAACTTCTTTGTGAAGAATGAGTCGAATCCGCCCAAGACGCAGTTTAGCGATAGACCGTTTGAATTTTTCCTGCCGGAGGGTGCGGTGGTGGAGGGATCTGCTGCGCTGGGCCCGGGCGGCATGCCGGTGCAGGCTTCGCCGGTGCCGCTGGGTGATCCGAATCATTTTGCGTTCATCTTTCCGATACGGCCGGGAGAGACGCGGTTTCAGATTACGTACCATTTGCCTTTTAGCGGGAGCTTCAAGTTTTCGCCGCGCATGTTGATGCCGACCGATACGGTCGCGGTAATGATGCCGAAGAGCATGAAGTTCGAAGGTGGGCCAGCGACGCCGTTTACGCCAGTGACGGAAGAGACTACGGCGCAGACGTTTGTGGCGCGGAATGTGGTTCCGTCAGAGGCATTGAATTTTACGGTGTCGGGAACGGGTCAACTACCGCGGGATTCTGAGGCTGCGGCTACGGCTGGCTCAGGTGGGCAGCAGCAGGCAGATGCTTCGGCACCGGCCGGCGGAAGTGCGGCGACGGATACTCGACCGGGAGGCGGATTGGGGAATCCGATTGATCCTGAGGGGACGAATGATCCGTGGGCGAAGTATAAGTGGTGGATCCTTGGCGGACTTGGCTTGTTGCTGGCTGGAGGCGCGGGGATTCTGATGAAGGGGAATACCGTGCAGCCTGTTGCGGCGGGACCGGTTCCGGCTGGGCCGAATGCGCTGCTGGCTGCGATGAAGGAAGAGCTATTTGTGCTGGAGACGGACAAACTGCAAGGGCGGTTGAGCGAGACGGAGTATGAGGCGCAGAAGAGCGCGCTGGAGACAGTGCTGCGACGGGCGCTTGTGCGCGGTGAAACGGAGCGCTGA
- a CDS encoding DUF4149 domain-containing protein, translating into MQTVLRALRLFAMVAWVGGLIFFAFVVAPVAFHSLPSTHEAGIVVGGTLRVLHWIGLIGGAVFYVATAILWLRAEVSARVAFAIQLTLTGIMLAATAYSQFRILPAMDRDRDLAGGVVETAPADNAGRVDFERLHVLSERLEGAVLLCGIGVVFLLSRESQ; encoded by the coding sequence ATGCAGACGGTTTTGAGGGCCTTGCGGTTGTTTGCGATGGTTGCCTGGGTTGGTGGGCTTATCTTTTTTGCCTTCGTGGTTGCGCCGGTGGCGTTTCATAGTCTGCCGAGCACCCATGAAGCGGGCATTGTTGTAGGCGGGACGCTGCGGGTGTTGCACTGGATTGGCCTGATCGGCGGCGCGGTCTTCTATGTGGCGACAGCGATCCTTTGGCTGCGGGCGGAGGTTTCGGCGCGGGTTGCATTTGCGATTCAGTTGACACTCACGGGGATCATGCTGGCGGCGACGGCTTACTCGCAGTTCAGGATTTTGCCGGCGATGGATCGCGACCGCGATCTGGCTGGCGGTGTGGTGGAGACGGCGCCTGCGGACAATGCGGGACGGGTGGACTTTGAGCGGCTGCACGTTCTATCGGAGCGGTTGGAGGGAGCGGTGCTGCTGTGCGGGATTGGTGTGGTGTTCCTGCTGTCGCGCGAGTCGCAGTGA
- a CDS encoding response regulator, whose amino-acid sequence MTDTLLLIDDNAVQAATRQTILKRAGYFVIAALNPGRALEQFRTGECLDDVQLVITDHVMPGMNGSEFVRELRKTRPKLPVLVISGMEEAESEYEGMNVLFRLKPLLPESLLASVQSLIQVGRIETAAVGAVNDALLL is encoded by the coding sequence ATGACCGATACCCTACTCTTGATCGATGACAATGCAGTGCAGGCGGCCACCCGTCAGACAATTCTGAAACGGGCGGGATACTTTGTGATCGCTGCGCTGAATCCGGGTCGTGCGCTAGAACAGTTCAGGACCGGAGAATGTCTCGACGATGTGCAGTTGGTGATCACAGACCACGTCATGCCAGGGATGAATGGATCGGAGTTTGTTCGTGAGCTGCGGAAGACGCGACCGAAGCTTCCTGTGTTGGTGATCAGTGGGATGGAAGAGGCAGAATCAGAGTATGAAGGCATGAATGTGCTGTTTCGGTTGAAACCGCTTCTGCCGGAGAGCCTGTTGGCGAGCGTGCAGAGTCTGATCCAGGTGGGACGGATAGAGACTGCCGCCGTCGGTGCGGTAAACGATGCTTTATTGCTGTAA